In a single window of the Alphaproteobacteria bacterium LSUCC0684 genome:
- a CDS encoding peptidylprolyl isomerase codes for MTRTTFSTLHRVVCALFSILSVMVVPAMANSASVQVIAVVDGKPITNIDFEERRHFLVKTTGINDTPEMREQIDKDVLQMLIDDVIKISEGLKFGGDVEASALQRANDLVNMSFSQNGENPDTVLEQLGISRDVAAKKFMADVLWASTLQSRFADQFAGARNEAIEELERIKANSRKPQINLDEIVLVPEPNRNYAETLNLASQIHNALKEGADFGRIAQQFSIAGSSQNGGKLGWSLLDRLPDPVRETVDNMETGSISQPVEIDGAVAIFRVNAIRRDGKADPLEAQIRVGRLLHPLPQNADEGTVNSVSVKITNDLAGRSNCDEISQIHQQYGSTSAFDLGTFKLTDVAPRLRSILAPLDAGQWTQPIRFSEGVVVFAICEKTLPTLVLPTIEEIEASIQNRHFSVLSSRYLSRLRRQAVIEYKERG; via the coding sequence ATGACTAGAACAACCTTTTCAACATTGCATCGAGTTGTCTGTGCGCTCTTTTCGATCTTGAGTGTTATGGTTGTTCCTGCCATGGCAAATTCAGCTTCCGTTCAGGTTATTGCCGTGGTTGATGGCAAACCGATCACCAACATTGATTTTGAAGAAAGACGCCATTTTCTGGTCAAGACAACAGGCATAAATGATACGCCCGAAATGCGGGAACAGATTGATAAGGATGTCCTGCAGATGCTGATCGATGATGTGATCAAGATCAGCGAAGGGTTGAAATTCGGAGGGGATGTCGAGGCATCGGCACTTCAGCGGGCAAATGACCTCGTGAACATGTCTTTTTCCCAGAACGGCGAGAATCCTGATACTGTCCTGGAACAGCTTGGCATAAGCCGGGATGTGGCGGCAAAAAAATTCATGGCGGATGTGCTCTGGGCCTCAACCTTGCAGTCACGTTTTGCAGATCAGTTTGCCGGCGCACGCAATGAAGCAATCGAAGAATTGGAACGCATCAAGGCTAATTCGAGAAAACCGCAAATCAATCTTGATGAGATTGTCCTCGTGCCAGAGCCAAACAGAAATTATGCTGAAACACTCAACCTTGCGTCACAGATTCATAACGCCTTGAAAGAAGGGGCTGATTTTGGCCGGATTGCCCAGCAATTTTCTATTGCCGGCAGTAGCCAGAACGGAGGAAAACTTGGCTGGAGTCTTTTAGACCGCCTGCCTGATCCTGTTCGCGAAACTGTCGACAATATGGAAACCGGATCCATTTCCCAGCCCGTTGAAATAGATGGTGCTGTTGCCATCTTCCGCGTCAATGCCATTCGTCGAGACGGAAAGGCAGATCCTCTGGAAGCCCAGATCCGTGTTGGACGCCTACTTCACCCCCTACCTCAAAATGCTGACGAGGGGACAGTAAATAGTGTTTCAGTCAAGATCACGAATGATCTTGCTGGAAGGTCAAATTGCGATGAAATCAGCCAGATTCATCAACAATATGGATCTACTTCCGCATTCGATCTTGGCACATTCAAACTGACGGATGTTGCACCGAGGCTACGTTCCATTCTAGCACCGCTTGATGCGGGGCAATGGACACAACCTATTCGTTTCAGCGAAGGGGTGGTTGTCTTTGCTATCTGCGAGAAAACCTTGCCGACGCTTGTTCTGCCTACGATTGAAGAGATCGAAGCATCTATCCAGAACCGACATTTCTCGGTCCTGTCGTCGCGATATCTTTCCCGACTGCGCCGCCAGGCCGTAATCGAATACAAGGAAAGGGGATGA
- a CDS encoding LptF/LptG family permease, translating into MELHRYIVKQILVWLAITVITLIGIVWLSQALRLIELLVNKGADLSQFIILTLLSIPLWQMIILPISTLIATIIVLNRLQQDREITAMQAAGLNNYFIMRGPLFLGFMVTVFLYVNSIFILPFTFSSYKTQINSIRTSAPIVVLQEGVFTDLAEGLTVFVKEREGQVNFNTIFVHDKRSKNKITEIVAERGMIDTNPTSPKLIFYNGTRSQYTSGETRATMLNFEEYSLSLTNELESQKQRVLDYNEMPISDLLLNNDRSPKYLREMRAEGHYRLASPLLGMTMLILGATAILSRRYSRVGSWKYVSFGMLTAIGTLVGVIMSRGLTVTHPEMFPLIYAFSILPGLGGMMMMRERSRITKVAEA; encoded by the coding sequence ATGGAACTTCATCGCTATATCGTGAAACAGATTCTGGTATGGCTTGCAATCACCGTGATTACTTTAATTGGGATTGTTTGGCTATCCCAGGCACTAAGGCTGATTGAACTGCTGGTCAATAAAGGGGCTGATTTGTCCCAGTTTATCATTCTGACCCTTTTGTCGATACCGCTCTGGCAGATGATCATCCTGCCTATCAGTACCTTGATTGCCACGATTATCGTGCTTAACCGGCTTCAGCAGGATCGCGAGATCACCGCTATGCAGGCGGCGGGCCTTAACAATTATTTCATCATGCGGGGACCTCTTTTTCTCGGTTTCATGGTAACGGTTTTTCTCTATGTGAATTCTATCTTCATCCTACCTTTCACCTTTTCAAGCTATAAAACCCAGATTAATTCAATCCGCACCTCGGCACCTATCGTTGTTTTGCAGGAAGGGGTATTCACCGATCTCGCCGAAGGTCTCACCGTCTTTGTCAAGGAACGCGAAGGTCAGGTAAATTTCAACACCATTTTTGTTCATGACAAAAGATCGAAGAACAAGATCACCGAGATCGTCGCGGAACGTGGGATGATTGATACTAATCCAACCTCGCCAAAGCTGATTTTCTATAATGGGACACGCTCACAATATACCAGCGGTGAAACGCGCGCCACCATGCTGAATTTCGAGGAATATTCACTCAGTCTGACCAACGAGTTAGAGAGCCAGAAACAGCGTGTGCTTGATTATAATGAGATGCCGATTTCGGACTTGCTTCTCAATAATGACAGGAGTCCGAAATACCTGAGAGAAATGCGTGCAGAAGGGCATTATCGCCTGGCGTCTCCGCTTTTGGGGATGACGATGTTGATCCTTGGGGCCACCGCCATCCTAAGTCGTCGGTATAGCCGTGTTGGAAGCTGGAAATATGTATCATTTGGTATGCTGACGGCTATAGGAACCCTGGTCGGGGTGATCATGTCACGGGGCCTCACGGTGACTCATCCAGAAATGTTCCCCTTGATTTACGCTTTTTCGATTTTACCAGGTCTTGGCGGTATGATGATGATGCGGGAACGTAGCCGCATAACGAAAGTGGCTGAAGCATGA
- a CDS encoding LptF/LptG family permease has product MSIVALIDTAELFRRVSNKSQVENSAILLMEAMKIPSTLPDLIPFGVLIGSIFSFHKLRSTNEVVIARTSGLSLLKFMVAPITFVFLFSIFALVVIDPIASATKKRYLALEDELFGSKGRNLSVSTEGIWFRDQQTDFPVIIHGEAIDSATMEIIAPVVYTFGQDDKLITRYYPDHLFLKDGFWLLEGGKKMGADGVINSSDITQLETSLRERDLNHSNKRPETIPFFELWSYISVLEKAGLSSLGHSSYLYYLMFMPFVLVGMIMIAGRFALAYSNRQGWIHLVVFTLGLGLTFYFVKDFLYVLGSSGRLPPVLAGSAPGVIMISLGTGLLFRADE; this is encoded by the coding sequence ATGTCGATTGTTGCCCTCATCGACACGGCCGAACTTTTCCGGAGAGTTTCAAACAAATCACAGGTGGAAAACTCGGCCATTCTTCTGATGGAAGCAATGAAAATCCCATCAACACTGCCCGATCTCATTCCGTTTGGAGTCCTGATCGGAAGCATTTTCAGCTTCCATAAACTCAGGTCTACCAATGAAGTGGTTATTGCGCGAACAAGTGGACTATCGCTTCTAAAATTCATGGTTGCACCAATCACATTTGTATTCCTTTTCTCCATATTTGCTCTCGTGGTCATTGACCCTATCGCTTCAGCCACCAAAAAGCGGTATCTAGCCCTTGAAGATGAACTTTTCGGAAGCAAGGGGCGTAATCTTAGTGTTTCAACGGAAGGTATATGGTTCCGCGATCAGCAGACCGACTTTCCTGTCATTATCCATGGAGAAGCAATAGACAGCGCAACCATGGAGATTATTGCGCCAGTTGTGTATACGTTCGGCCAGGACGACAAATTGATTACCCGTTATTACCCTGACCATCTGTTCCTTAAAGATGGCTTCTGGCTGCTTGAAGGCGGCAAAAAAATGGGAGCAGATGGAGTCATCAATTCATCCGACATCACCCAATTGGAAACCTCATTGCGGGAACGTGATCTTAATCACTCAAACAAACGTCCGGAAACTATCCCGTTTTTTGAGCTCTGGAGCTATATTTCCGTACTGGAGAAGGCCGGGCTTTCGAGTCTCGGGCATTCATCATATCTTTATTATCTGATGTTTATGCCGTTTGTTCTTGTAGGAATGATCATGATTGCTGGCAGGTTTGCGCTAGCCTACAGCAACCGGCAGGGCTGGATACATCTGGTGGTATTTACCTTGGGGCTGGGGCTTACCTTCTATTTTGTGAAGGACTTTCTCTATGTTCTTGGCTCCTCCGGTCGACTGCCGCCAGTCCTTGCCGGGAGCGCTCCCGGGGTGATCATGATCAGTCTAGGCACTGGTCTATTATTTCGTGCGGATGAATAA